In the genome of Pan troglodytes isolate AG18354 chromosome 15, NHGRI_mPanTro3-v2.0_pri, whole genome shotgun sequence, one region contains:
- the LOC467493 gene encoding LOW QUALITY PROTEIN: disintegrin and metalloproteinase domain-containing protein 21-like (The sequence of the model RefSeq protein was modified relative to this genomic sequence to represent the inferred CDS: inserted 2 bases in 1 codon; substituted 2 bases at 2 genomic stop codons), whose amino-acid sequence MAVDGTLVYIRVTLLLLCLGVFLSISGYCQAGPSQHFTSPEVVIRLKVISRGRSAKAPGWLSYSLRFGGQKHVVHMRVKKLLVSRHLPVFTYTDDHALLEDQLFIPDDCYYHGYVEGAPESLVVFSACCGGFXGVLKINGLTHEIEPIRHSATFEHLVYKVNSNETQFPAMRCGLTEKEVARQQLEFEEAENSALEPKFAGDWWTHAWFLELVVVVNHDFFIYSQSNISKVQEDVFLVVNIVDSMYQQLGTYIILIGIEIWNQGNVFPMTNIEQILNDFSQQKQISRSQLQHGAAHTFIKNSLISILGLAYIAGICRPPIDCGVDNFQGDTWSLFANTVAHELGHTLGMQHDEEFCFCGERGCIMNTFRVPAEKFTNCSYADFMKTTLNQGSCLHNPPRLGEIFMLKRCGNGVVEREEQCDCGSVQQCEQDACCPLNCTLRPGAACAFGLCCKDCKFMPSGELCRQEVNECDLPEWCNGTSLQCPEDRYVQDGIPCSDSAYCYQKRCNNHDQHCREIFGKDAKSASQNCYKEINTQGNHFGHGGINGTTYLKCHIFDVFCGRVQCENVRDIPLLQDHFTLQHTHINGVTCWGIDYHLRMNISDIGEVKDGTVCGPGNICIHKKCXSLSVLSHICLPETCNMKEICNNKHHCHCGXGWSPPYCQHRGYGGSVDSGPASAKRRGFFAIDCDSFLSVVIFLFTAGLLMYLRQCSGPKETKAHSSG is encoded by the exons ATGGCAGTGGATGGGACCCTAGTGTACATCAGGGTCACTCTTCTGCTGCTCTGTCTTGGGgtatttttgtctatttctggCTACTGTCAGGCTGGGCCCTCCCAGCATTTCACTTCCCCAGAAGTGGTGATCCGCTTGAAGGTGATCAGCAGGGGCAGAAGTGCAAAGGCTCCTGGATGGCTCTCCTATAGTCTGCGGTTTGGGGGCCAGAAACACGTTGTTCATATGAGGGTTAAGAAGCTCTTGGTTTCTAGACACCTCCCAGTGTTCACTTACACAGATGACCATGCACTCCTGGAGGATCAGCTCTTCATCCCAGATGACTGTTACTATCATGGTTACGTGGAGGGGGCCCCTGAGTCTCTGGTTGTGTTCAGTGCTTGTTGTGGGGGCTTTTGAGGAGTATTAAAAATAAACGGCCTCACTCATGAAATTGAACCCATCAGGCACTCTGCCACATTTGAACACCTGGTTTACAAAGTAAACAGTAATGAGACACAATTCCCAGCTATGAGATGTGGCTTAACAGAGAAGGAAGTAGCACGCCAACAGTTGGAATTTGAAGAGGCTGAGAACTCAGCTCTGGAACCAAAATTTGCTGGTGACTGGTGGACTCATGCATGGTTTCTGGAGCTCGTTGTTGTGGTGAACCATGATTTCTTCATTTACTCTCAAAGCAACATCTCAAAGGTGCAAGAGGATGTATTTCTTGTCGTCAACATAGTGGATTCCATGTATCAGCAGTTAGGTACTTACataattttgattggaattgaaaTTTGGAATCAAGGAAATGTTTTCCCAATGACAAACATAGAACAGATCCTAAATGATTTCTCTCAACAGAAACAAATCAGTCGTTCCCAGCTACAACATGGTGCTGCACATACGTTCATAAAAAATTCACTTATAAGTATACTTGGCTTAGCCTACATTGCAGGAATATGTCGTCCACCTATTGATTGTGGAGTTGATAATTTTCAAGGAGATACCTGGTCTCTTTTTGCCAACACTGTGGCCCATGAGTTAGGTCATACGTTGGGTATGCAGCATGATGAAGAATTCTGCTTTTGTGGGGAAAGAGGTTGCATCATGAATACTTTTAGAGTGCCAGCAGAGAAATTCACCAATTGCAGTTACGCTGATTTTATGAAGACTACCTTAAACCAGGGATCATGTCTGCATAATCCTCCAAGATTGGGGGAAATCTTTATGCTAAAGCGCTGTGGGAATGGTGTGGTTGAAAGAGAAGAGCAGTGTGACTGTGGATCCGTACAGCAGTGTGAACAAGACGCCTGTTGTCCGTTGAACTGCACTCTAAGGCCTGgggctgcctgtgcttttgggctTTGTTGCAAAGACTGCAAATTCATGCCATCAGGGGAACTCTGTAGACAAGAGGTCAATGAATGTGACCTTCCAGAATGGTGCAATGGAACATCCCTTCAGTGTCCAGAAGATAGATATGTGCAGGACGGGATCCCCTGTAGTGACAGTGCCTACTGCTATCAAAAGAGGTGTAATAACCATGACCAGCATTGCAGGGAGATTTTTGGTAAAGATGCAAAAAGTGCATCTCagaattgctataaagaaatcaaCACTCAGGGAAACCATTTTGGTCACGGTGGTATAAATGGCACAACATACCTAAAATGTCATATCTTTGATGTCTTTTGTGGGAGAGTTCAATGTGAGAATGTGAGAGACATTCCTCTTCTCCAAGATCATTTTACTTTGCAGCACACTCATATCAATGGTGTCACCTGCTGGGGTATTGACTATCATTTAAGGATGAACATATCTGACATTGGTGAAGTGAAAGATGGTACTGTGTGTGGCCCAGGAAACATCTGCATCCACAAGAAGTG CAGTCTGTCTGTCTTGTCACACATCTGCCTTCCTGAGACCTGCAATATGAAGGAGATCTGCAATAACAAACATCACTGCCACTGTGGCTAGGGGTGGTCCCCGCCCTACTGCCAGCACAGAGGCTATGGGGGCAGTGTTGACAGTGGCCCAGCATCTGCAAAGAGAAGAGGTTTTTTTGCCATTGATTGTGATTCCTTCTTGTCTGTTGTGATTTTCCTGTTTACTGCTGGGCTTCTTATGTATCTACGACAATGTTCTGGTCctaaagaaactaaggctcatTCATCAGGTTAA